DNA from Halofilum ochraceum:
TCCACCTGCCGCGAGCGATGCGCGCCGCGACGCCGTAATGGCACCGGTCGTCGGCCGAAGCGGCCACCGGTGGATCTTCGCAGCCCCTCAGCGAGACGCCCCTCGCCGTCAGTAAAGGCGTGAAACCGCTCGCGTCAGACCGGCGACCGGCCTACCAGCAGTAATCCTCGTCCGCGCCCTTGGCGCCGGTGTGGCTGATTGTCAGCGTGCCGCAGTCGTCGCTTGTCTGTACGCCCTGCGGCGTGGCCTCCAGTTCAAAGGTGCTTGCGGTGGGCTCACCAGCGGCAAAATCGATCTCATAGAACTCCTGATTCGACGCTTCCGGCAGATCGTCGTCGACACCGCAATCGGCGTCATTGTAGGTGCCGTAGGTCGAAAAGCAGCGCTCAAGCCGCTGCGCCGTGTCCAGCAGCGCATTCTGGCCGTCAGTACGACGCCCGTCCTCCACATAATCCTGGTACGTGGGGACGGCAATGGCGAGCAGTACGCCGAGGATCACCACAGCGATCATCAACTCGATCAGCGTGAAGCCGCGCTGCCGCCGCGACGCCCTGACGTCCGCGCTGAATGTCTTCAAGACCATCGTACATTTCCCCCGTTCAATCCCTTTGCGCCGCCTGCACGACATTCCACCCGGGCGGTGCGATCCGAACAACCTCACCGCAGCTGCCGCCACGACTGCCGGCCCAGGTCGGCCGCGCTCGACGCCTCTTCTTTCTTGCGGATGTCGCCGGAGCTACCACTCAGATACTTGAACTCCGTATCACCCTGGGTATCCAGGATCGCCGGCTGCGTGACGAGATCGTCGAGTTTGACGCCACCGGAATGACCCTGGCCTTCGATCAGGTCCGACTCATCGATACTGCCGTCGTCATTGACATCGAACACGGCATTTTCCAGGCGCCGGCCATTGACCGCGTCCATCTCCATGATCCAGCTGTCGCCGCCGAAGCTGCAGATCTCCTGTGACGGTATATTGGTCACGAAGATGATGCGGTCATTGCGCAGCGTGGCACGGGTGATCACCCGCTCCCCTTCGGCGCCATTCACGGGTGACTTGAGGTCGATAAACCATCCGCGCTGGCTGTCCGAAACCTCCTCATCCGATGTGACACGGAATTCGTCAGAGACGCCGTCCGGGCTGCCCTCATAAATGATGGTCTGCTCCTGCAGATCGGTGTCGCGATCGTCGATCTGTTCGCCATTGCTCGGATCCGGCTCATGCAGCGCGTAGAAACTCTGCACCTGCGACGCGCTGCTCGGCTCATTGTCTCCCACTTCGAAGAATTTGCCCGTACCGAAGTAGATCATCACGCCGCCATCCGGGTGCGGTCCCAACTCGGGCGCCGCGGTGATCGGCTGCGGGTCACCGTCCGGCCCCTCGGCAGTGAACAGCGGTTCAGGCGTATTTCCCTGACTGAAGGCGACGTCCCACTGATTCGTGTTGCCATCACTGACGTCGAACTTCCACATATTACCCTGTGCGTCACCGCCATAGATGTAATCCGTGGTCCGGTCGCCATCGATATCAACCGGCGTGATGCCGCCCAGTCCGTTGGAATCGAAGCCGGAACCCCCCGCCTCGGTGTTGATCTCGACGTAGTTGCCGGGATTCTCCAGCGGCACGAGGAACAGTCGCGCCTGCTCGCTGGCGCTGTTGTAACCGTTGCCGAATATCACATACCACTCATCGTCATTCATGCGCACCACGTACGGCTGGCTCGTGGTGAAGCCGAGTTCCGGATCCGTGAATTCCCAGAGTACGTCGCCGGATCCGAACGTATCCGGTTCGGTGACATCGAGTGCGAAGATGGCCCGGCCTCCGGCGCCCATCCCGCCGGCGAGTATGGTGCGCCAGTCGCCGTCCAGATAAGCATCGCCGGCACGGGGCGAGCCATCAACATAGTAACGGTGCTCATAGTCCGGCGAGGTCAGATTACTGAGCCCGCCAAACGTGTCGTTCGGCACGTAGGCCATGACCTCGGCACCGGTCTCCGCATTGAAGCCGTGCAGCATCCCGTCGTTGGCGCCGACATACAGCACCTCGGTTCGATCCTGTTTCTCTTCCAGGAACGATCGGTAGACATCGAAGCCGCCGTCCGCGGCATCCAGGCGGGAATAGCCGAAGTTGCCCGTACCGACATAGAACGGATCGGAGTTGACGATGTCGCCGAGCGGGCCAGAGCGATCACGGAAATCGCCGCCGTTCTGCGCCTCATCGCTCTGGTCTCCACGCAGGTACTCAAGCCGCTCCTCACCGAGGCCATCGTCATTGTTCTCGATGTCCTGATCAAGCGCGTCCTGCTGCTGCGTGTTCAGATCAGCCCACTCGAAATCGATGCCGGTCTCATTGACCGCATCGTATGTGACGATGTTGCGTGTCGCCTCGGGCGGAATCAGATTGGCCGCGTCCCAGACGGGGTCACCGGTGTCGACACTGCCGTCGCTCGTGTCCACGTCGAGGGCCAGCAGTTGGCCGCTCCAGTCCTCGCTGTCGAAGCGGGCCTGGTAAATGAGCGTGCCCGTGTCGAGGCGCGTCGAGTTCGTTGCCACGGCGGCGGATGAGCCGCGCGTCTGTGCCACTTCCTGGAACGCCTCGGACAGGTCCTCGGCGAGCTGGGCGGGATTCGTGGAGAAGTAATAGTTGTCCGGCAGGCCGTCACCGTCCGGATCCCAGGAACTGCTGTCATCGGGGAAGTCCTTGTCCTTGTTGAAGCCACCCCACTTGGCCGCGTAATACTGCGGTGGCTCAAGCAGATCGGCATCCGAATCACCGATGGAGTAGGTAACCGAGGTCGGAGGGTCGCTCACCTGACAGTCCGTGCAGCCCAACTCTGCAGAAAACGGATCAGCGTAGCTGAAGCCGTTGCTGCCAGAGTGCACCCGGAACCCGTCGCCGTTTGTCCCGTTGATAACATAGCCGAATCCGAGGGCTTGATCGCTCGATTCGGCGAAGCCGTTGGTCGTGACCGTGATCTCGCTATCGGTGATCTGATAGCTCAGAATGCCATTCAGATCCATGTCGTAGTCGCCGCCCTGCTCGCTGTCTTCCCACTGCACGAAGAACGAGCCGGTACCGGCGTCGGTATCCTGCGAGACGACGCGGAAATCCACCAAAGCGCAGTTACTGCCGTTCGCGTTGCGGCAGGCGGGCAGCAGGGTCACCGCCGGCGTGCTCTCTCCCGGCCGCGGGATATCGATCCGCGGTACCGCCGCCGCCAGTGACACGGCGTTGGTCTTCACGGACTGATCGTCCTCCAGCCCCGGGCGCAGATCATTGGTCCACGCGTAGTGTGAGAGCCCGGCCATGTGGTAGGTGCCCTCGAGACGCGGCGCCTCGGGACAGAGCCCGGCCACGTCGCCGAGCGACGAAACGTTCTTTGCGGTGCAGAGCTGGTTGTCGTTCGTCCCCGCTTCGCCGACAAACCAGTCCTCGCCGTGGATGCCTTCACCCTCGCCGACCACATCGGTCAGGTCGCTGACGCTGCTTCCGGCATCCGGGAGGTCGCTCAGGCCGTCATAGTCATCCTCCTCGTAGGAGGCGACCGACGCGTTGAAGTTGATGACATTGGTGGGCGCGCAGAAGTTGTCTTCGCTATACGGGTCCGCCCAGCTCGCCGTTTCCAGATTATCGAGCTTATCGTCCCCGCTGAAACCGAAATCGGGACTATCGGCACCGGCGAGATAACGCAGGCTCTCCAGCAGCATCTCCGACTGCGGGTTGCCCCAGTTCGAGCAGTCCCCCTCACTGAAAGACGTGATACCAAAAGGGCAATCATCGCCGTCGTTGTAGAGACCGTCGTCGTGGTTGTAGCCGTAGATGCGCAGCAGGTCGAGACTGCCGATTATGGACCCGTCGTCCGGCGGCGCGGCGAATGTGCCATCGGTTCCCGTGTTGATCTCATCGGTAATGGTGCCGATGTTTTTTCGCAGTACGCCACCGGACTTGTTGCGCTCATAACTTCCGGTAAACATGCCGAAATGCAGGCGATCCTCATCGCCGAATTCCTGCAGCAGGCCGACAGGCTTGTAGTTGCCATCGGGGTACTGCTTGCAGTCATCCGAGTTGACGAAACCGTCCGCACAGACCTGCACCCGGGCGATATAGTCATTCTCGCCGAGACCATAGGTATCCCGGCGCGGATTGTCGCTGTTGGAGAAAATCCCGGTGATCCCGGCGTCATTGCCGTTGGAGAAACTCTCGCCACCGATTTGCATGCTGGAGTGCCCGGTGCGGCCTTTTTCTTCGAACCAGCGGCATTGCCAGCGCTCATTGGCGGCCCAGAGGCGATAATCCCCTGCGGCGGCGCGAATCAACGGAGGGTCGTCGACATTTTGCGAATAGTTTCCGTCGTCATCGACCGTGGTGTTGCAGAAGGTCACACCGGCGCGCGTGCGGTTTTCGATGTTCCAGTCGTCGTACGCACCACTGCCCTCCGCGCGGCTGACCGCGACACGGAGGTCATCAGTGTCGCGGATCTCCGTTACCACTCCCACCATGCGGGCGCCGGAGCTCTCGCTCACGAGAACCAGCTGATCACCGGTATCCACGTCGCCGCCACTGAGCCCGCTGTCGTCGAACCACTTGATACTGGTATCCACGTTGCGCGAACTGTTACTGAACCCGCTTGTCGCTTCCGGCAAGGCAAACGGAGACAGTTTGGGCAGGTCGGGTTTGTTGTAATAGCGCGGCCATGAGTGCGCGTCGTTGGGCAGATAGGTGCGTTCCAAGACCGTACGATTGCTTTCGTCGGTCGAGCGGGAGCCGCCGTAGAGGATCTTGCGCACGGCATCGATCCGAGCCATGGAGATCCAGTTCAGAAAATTGCCGCTCCACTGATCGCCCGAGCAGTAATTGTCCGCGTCGCTCTCGGCCACGGGCTCGAATACGCCGCCAGAGTAGCCGTAGCACAGCTGGGAATCGAAGTACCCGTAGTAATCAAACTCGTGGGTGTAGGTGTCGTTGGCCTTGCCATCCCCATCGAGGTCGGCGTAATCGGGGTACGCCTCGAAATAGAGCTGATGATCGTTGGAGATGTTGAGCAGCGCGCGTGGCGTTGCACCATCGGTGATGAACAGCGGCACGTCCGAGATATCGAAGTCGGCGATCACCGCACTTGGGGCCGCCAGCGCCAGCAGCGCGGCCGCGGTCGACGCCGTGCGTCGGAAAATCGTGAGTCCCTTGTGCATGACTGATCTCTCCCCCGTACGCGGCAGCGCGCTACGCGCTACTCTTCGCCGTACTTGAACGTGCTCTGCAGCATCACGGTGGCGTCGGGCCCGACGCCCGTACCCACCGCGGTGACGCGGTACATGTACTGTTCCTGGTCGGCCTCTCCAGGGATGAATACGTTGCCCGTGCCCTGAAACGCCTCGATGTCCTCGACGATATAGCGGGCACCGTTGTACGTGCCGTCGACCGAGACCGTCCGGACCTCGTCGTCGTCATCCCAGTCAACCTGTTCCCACTGGGGATCCTCGCCATCACCGTAGTCAGCCTCGCTATAGAAACCCTGCTCCCCGGTGGGCGACGGCGGCACGGTGAAATCATCGAGATACGCCTCGCCATCGCGCAGGGCGGCCTCGGCCGCTTCGAACGCGACCGTACGGGCGTGCAGGTTCCCCGCCATGCGTTCCTGCATGTTGGTTGACTGCATCGCGGTGACACCCAGTATCGTCAGCACCAGCAGCAGCACCAGCGCGATCAACAGAGCGGCGCCACGTTGACCGGTTTCTGAACCGCGGCGGACTTTCACCGACATGTAGCGATTTCCTGACATCACGGCATCCGATTGCGCAGGGTTACGGTGCGATTGAATACGTGATACAGCCGCAGATCGTCATTATTCGCGGCCAACGGGTGCGGCTCATCGAGCACGTCGTCGCGGCTGACCATGGTCAACATCATGCGTACGGCGATGACCTCCGACCAGTCGGAGATAGTCCCCGGATCCTCATAACTTTCGATCTGCTTGTCGTCATTGCTGTCCACGCCGTATTCGAATTCGAGGTCGTGTATTCCCTCGACCAGCTCGTCGGTCGTGCTGCCGTTGTCGAGGACGCGCATCAGCTGGCCGTACCCGTCGCCGTCGGCGTCGTCAACGTAATAGGTGCGCCGGGATAGCTGCATGACCTGGGCGTTGCTGAAGTCATCACCCAGATTCTGGGTGGCGTTACCGGGGCTGCAACCGGAGGTCTGTGTCTGGAGCTGGTTCCCGGAGGCCGGGATGTTCGTGATCTGCGTGGTGGTCGTGGTTCGACAGTTGGTTACCTGAACGATGTCACAGACCTGGATGCTTCCGGGGTCGTTGACGAACAGGACGACGGATGCGCCGCTGGGCTGGTGGTCCGTCGTCTGCACCATGCCGTCCGCGGGCCGTTC
Protein-coding regions in this window:
- a CDS encoding type IV pilin protein produces the protein MVLKTFSADVRASRRQRGFTLIELMIAVVILGVLLAIAVPTYQDYVEDGRRTDGQNALLDTAQRLERCFSTYGTYNDADCGVDDDLPEASNQEFYEIDFAAGEPTASTFELEATPQGVQTSDDCGTLTISHTGAKGADEDYCW
- a CDS encoding pilus assembly protein, translating into MHKGLTIFRRTASTAAALLALAAPSAVIADFDISDVPLFITDGATPRALLNISNDHQLYFEAYPDYADLDGDGKANDTYTHEFDYYGYFDSQLCYGYSGGVFEPVAESDADNYCSGDQWSGNFLNWISMARIDAVRKILYGGSRSTDESNRTVLERTYLPNDAHSWPRYYNKPDLPKLSPFALPEATSGFSNSSRNVDTSIKWFDDSGLSGGDVDTGDQLVLVSESSGARMVGVVTEIRDTDDLRVAVSRAEGSGAYDDWNIENRTRAGVTFCNTTVDDDGNYSQNVDDPPLIRAAAGDYRLWAANERWQCRWFEEKGRTGHSSMQIGGESFSNGNDAGITGIFSNSDNPRRDTYGLGENDYIARVQVCADGFVNSDDCKQYPDGNYKPVGLLQEFGDEDRLHFGMFTGSYERNKSGGVLRKNIGTITDEINTGTDGTFAAPPDDGSIIGSLDLLRIYGYNHDDGLYNDGDDCPFGITSFSEGDCSNWGNPQSEMLLESLRYLAGADSPDFGFSGDDKLDNLETASWADPYSEDNFCAPTNVINFNASVASYEEDDYDGLSDLPDAGSSVSDLTDVVGEGEGIHGEDWFVGEAGTNDNQLCTAKNVSSLGDVAGLCPEAPRLEGTYHMAGLSHYAWTNDLRPGLEDDQSVKTNAVSLAAAVPRIDIPRPGESTPAVTLLPACRNANGSNCALVDFRVVSQDTDAGTGSFFVQWEDSEQGGDYDMDLNGILSYQITDSEITVTTNGFAESSDQALGFGYVINGTNGDGFRVHSGSNGFSYADPFSAELGCTDCQVSDPPTSVTYSIGDSDADLLEPPQYYAAKWGGFNKDKDFPDDSSSWDPDGDGLPDNYYFSTNPAQLAEDLSEAFQEVAQTRGSSAAVATNSTRLDTGTLIYQARFDSEDWSGQLLALDVDTSDGSVDTGDPVWDAANLIPPEATRNIVTYDAVNETGIDFEWADLNTQQQDALDQDIENNDDGLGEERLEYLRGDQSDEAQNGGDFRDRSGPLGDIVNSDPFYVGTGNFGYSRLDAADGGFDVYRSFLEEKQDRTEVLYVGANDGMLHGFNAETGAEVMAYVPNDTFGGLSNLTSPDYEHRYYVDGSPRAGDAYLDGDWRTILAGGMGAGGRAIFALDVTEPDTFGSGDVLWEFTDPELGFTTSQPYVVRMNDDEWYVIFGNGYNSASEQARLFLVPLENPGNYVEINTEAGGSGFDSNGLGGITPVDIDGDRTTDYIYGGDAQGNMWKFDVSDGNTNQWDVAFSQGNTPEPLFTAEGPDGDPQPITAAPELGPHPDGGVMIYFGTGKFFEVGDNEPSSASQVQSFYALHEPDPSNGEQIDDRDTDLQEQTIIYEGSPDGVSDEFRVTSDEEVSDSQRGWFIDLKSPVNGAEGERVITRATLRNDRIIFVTNIPSQEICSFGGDSWIMEMDAVNGRRLENAVFDVNDDGSIDESDLIEGQGHSGGVKLDDLVTQPAILDTQGDTEFKYLSGSSGDIRKKEEASSAADLGRQSWRQLR
- a CDS encoding pilus assembly PilX family protein — encoded protein: MSVKVRRGSETGQRGAALLIALVLLLVLTILGVTAMQSTNMQERMAGNLHARTVAFEAAEAALRDGEAYLDDFTVPPSPTGEQGFYSEADYGDGEDPQWEQVDWDDDDEVRTVSVDGTYNGARYIVEDIEAFQGTGNVFIPGEADQEQYMYRVTAVGTGVGPDATVMLQSTFKYGEE
- a CDS encoding PilW family protein — its product is MTAIVNRYPQHQRGLTLVEIMVALLISTILGVGVVQIFSGSKRTYDFQQAQSRIQENGRYILEAIARDLRMLDYNSCAGRTPQQNSTLNATDDGQDGSGEEALIGYVYADGDWDVTPNQNAGIGNPMDPSHALELERPADGMVQTTDHQPSGASVVLFVNDPGSIQVCDIVQVTNCRTTTTTQITNIPASGNQLQTQTSGCSPGNATQNLGDDFSNAQVMQLSRRTYYVDDADGDGYGQLMRVLDNGSTTDELVEGIHDLEFEYGVDSNDDKQIESYEDPGTISDWSEVIAVRMMLTMVSRDDVLDEPHPLAANNDDLRLYHVFNRTVTLRNRMP